The DNA region TGCAACACCGCCGCATCCGCCGGAAAGCGCGGGGCGGGCAGGGCGACCAGATGCACCACCGCGGAATGGATCTTCGGCGGCGGGGTGAAAGCCTCGGGCGGCAGGGTCATCACGATCCGCACATCGCAGCGCCACTGCGCCAGCAAGGCCAGCCGCCCATAGGCGTCATCGCCCGGCTTCGCCACGATGCGCTCGGCCACTTCCTTCTGGAACATCAGCGTCAGGCTCTGCCAAAAGGGCGGCCAGGCGGGGGGCGTCAGCCAGCGCACCAGAAGCTCGGTGCCTACGTTGTAGGGCAGGTTCGCCACCACCTTCACCGGCGGAGCCAGCCGCGCCGCGACATCCAGCGCCAGCGCATCGCCCTGCACCACCTCCAGCCGACCGGGATAGACCGCCGCAATCTCGGCCAGCGCCGCCATGCAGCGTGCGTCCTTTTCCACCGCCAGCACGCGCCGCGCGCCCTCGGCCAGCAGTCCGCGCGTCAGCCCGCCGGGGCCCGGCCCAACCTCCAGAACGTCCGACCCGGCCAGATCGCCCGCCAGGCGCGCGATCTTCGCCGTCAGGTTCAGGTCCAGCAGGAAGTTCTGGCCCAACTGCTTTTTCGCCACCAGGTCATGCGCCCGGATCACCTCGCGCAGGGGCGGCAGGCCATCAATCGTTCCCACGTCCAATCCTCTTCTGTCGGCCCGTCGTCCCGACCTAGGCTCCCCGCGCCGCTGCCATCGTGGCGGCCATGCGCAGCGCCGCCACCGTGCTGGACGGGTCGGCCAGCCCAAGCCCCGCAATGTCAAAGGCCGTGCCATGGTCGGGCGAGGTGCGCACGAAGGGCAGGCCAAGCGTCACGTTCACCCCGCCGGCAAAGTCGATGGTCTTGATCGGGATCAGCGCCTGGTCGTGATACATGCAGATCGCCACGTCATAGCGCGCCCGCGCGGCGGCATGGAACATCGTGTCAGCCGGCAGCGGCCCGGCCACGGCCATGCCTTCGGCGCGCAGCCGGTCGCACAGGGGGGCGATCCAGTCCATCTCTTCCCGCCCCATCGCACCACCTTCGCCGGCATGGGGGTTGAGCCCCGCCACCGCCAACCGAGGTTGTGCCACGCCGAAATCGCGGATCAGGGAGGCATGGGTGATGCGGATCACCTTCTCCAGTCCCTCGGGTGTCAGCGCGCGCGGCACCTCAGCCAGCGCGATATGGATGGTCGCGGGCACCACACGCAGGCCGGGGCAGGCCAGCATCATCACCACCTCGGCGCCGCCCGCCAGATGGGCAAGGTATTCGGTATGGCCCGGAAAGGCGAAGCCCGCGCCGTCCTTCAACGCCTTCTTGTTGATCGGCAAGGTGCAGACCGCCGAAGCCTCGCCGGATTGCACCAGCGCAACGGCGCGGGCGATCACGTCGATCACCCCTTGTGCCTGCGCCGGATCTGGACGGCCTGGCCGGCGCAAACCCGCGAAGCCATGCGGCAACACCGGCAAGACATCCGGCGGCACAGCGGCGGCTTCACGCGGCACAGAAATCGCCGCCCAGGCCGTGCCCTCGGGCAGATGCAACGGATCGCCGATCCAGAAGAAGGGGAGTTCGCGGCCCAGAACGGCGCGCGCTCTTGGCGCGATCTCCGGCCCTATCCCTGCGGGCTCGCCGCATGTCAGGGCCACGGGCGTCACGGTGCTCACGGCTCGCGGATGACGGCCATGGCGCGAAGCTCGCGCTGCCATGTGTCGGCGGCATTCTGCAACTTGCGGTTCAGAAGCATCACGCGCACTTCCTCCACGGTCGGCACACCTTCCGCAGGCACCGGGGTCCGCGTGCAGAGCATCAGGAAGACCTGCCAGCCGCCGCGCGAAAGCGCGGTATCCGTGTCGCCCGGATCCATCTTCGCCAGCCGCGCGGCCACGTCGCGCGGCACCTGGCCCAGCTTGGCCTTGGTGCGGATCAGCCGGTCGGCCGGCAGATCCTTTGCCACGGTGTACAGGTCGTCGCAGGTATCGACGCGGTTCGCCACGCCGGCCAGCGCGGCGCCCAGATCCGGCCCCTTCGGCACCAGGAACTCGGCCCATTCCAGTTCCTGGTCCGAGCTTTGGGCGGTGGCCCCGTCGGACACGCCTCGCACATAGAACAGAACATAGGACCCCGGCACCGAAAGCACGTCGGAAATGTTGCCGGGACCAAGCGCCAGCACCGAGCTTGCCATGGGACCGGGCAGGTTCGACAGCGGAATCCAGTCAAGCTGCCCGCCTTGCGGGGCGGTGGAAGCGCGAGAATACTTCCGCGCCGCTTCCTCGAACTGCTCCTGCGTGCTCAAGGACGCGCGCAACTCGACCATGAAGGCTTCGGCGTCTGCCTGCCGGTCGGGCGCATAGGGCACAACGATCTCGTTCAGAAGCAGGCGGACCTCGCCCTTGCGGGTCGATTGCGACATCGCGGCATCGACCTCGTTCTGCGTGACGGCGATCAGGGGACGGTACTTCTTCTGCACGGCTTCACGCCAGACAAGACCGGACTTCACGAAATCCCGGAAGGTCTCCGGCGCGATACCGGCCTTCCCGATCTCTTCCACGAACGCTTCGACGGACAGGTTCGCCCGCTTGGCGAACTCTTCCATGCCGGCGGTGACCGCCTCGTTCGCGATCTCGACCTCCAGAAGATTTGCTGCCTGCATGTGCAGCCGGTCGTCGATCAGGCCCTGACGGGCGAGCTCGGGCAGATCGCCGGGCGTGCGCAGCAAGCCAAGGAACTTTGCGCGCTGCTCGATCTCGTAGCCGGTGATGGCGCTGCCGTTCACATAAAGAACCGGCGCGAAGGGATTGTCCTCGGCCGCGCTGGCGACGGGTGCCACCATCGCCAAGGCCAGTGTAAGGGCGATGCGCCTCAGGGTGGATCGGATCGGTGCTGCCATGCCTGTGCCGTACTGCCTGTGCTTGTCCGCCTATCGCCAGCAGGTCCGCGCGGGCCCGCTGTCGCTGTTGCCCAGACCCAGAAGATCGACGGAGATGCCGAAGTCCGTTGAGGGATCGACATTCGTTGAGCTTGTGTAGCGGCGCGAAAGCGAAAGGTCCACCGCAACACATTCGTTGCGGTATTGTACACCGACCCCCGCGCGGATCGGTGCCGAGGCCTGAAGATCGTATCGGCCCAACACGGTGGCATTCCAGGCCGGCGTCACCTGATACGAGGCATCCAGGAAGATTTCGTTGGACGGGATGTCCCGGCCCTCGGATTCGTCGGCCACCGCCCAGAAATAGCTCGCGCCAAGCGACCCCCAGGACCCTACCGCATCCAGTCGGCTCTCAGCCTTTGTGAAGCTCGCCTCGTCGGTAATGACGGCCCGGTTGGTGAAGGCCAGCCCCTCCCGGGCCAGTTGGAACACCGCCAGCCAATCGGATACCGTGCTGGTCAGGCCCGATGCGATGGAAAACTGCTCGTCCGCCTCCACGCGCAGCACCTTGCCGGCCGTCGCCGAATAGATCCAGCCGCCGGTGGTGGCATGGGACCAGTTGAGCCCCAGGTTCAGGTGCGGCCCGGTTTCCACCGCGTCCCAGCCGGGAAAGCGGTCAAGCGAAAGCAGGTTCGTCTCATCGAACTCGACCAGCGTCGAATCCTCGTTGGGGATGCCGCTGTTGTCCTGTGGTGCCAGAACGGCCTGCATCACAGGCTCCAGCGTCTGAAGCGCCCCGCCCGCCGTCGTCCGGCTGAAGGGCCAACGCAACTCCAGCGCGCCTACAGGAAACAGGCGCTGGAACTGGCCGTTGTAGCTGCCGTCCTGGGCGATGTTGTAGACATCCCCCGTGATCGAAGCCTGGGCCGAGGCGAGCAGTCCGTTGCCGGATATCCAGGTGCGCTGCCAGTCGAACGCGACCGAACCGCGCTGCGTGTCGCGCCCATCTGCCAC from Neotabrizicola shimadae includes:
- the rsmA gene encoding 16S rRNA (adenine(1518)-N(6)/adenine(1519)-N(6))-dimethyltransferase RsmA gives rise to the protein MGTIDGLPPLREVIRAHDLVAKKQLGQNFLLDLNLTAKIARLAGDLAGSDVLEVGPGPGGLTRGLLAEGARRVLAVEKDARCMAALAEIAAVYPGRLEVVQGDALALDVAARLAPPVKVVANLPYNVGTELLVRWLTPPAWPPFWQSLTLMFQKEVAERIVAKPGDDAYGRLALLAQWRCDVRIVMTLPPEAFTPPPKIHSAVVHLVALPAPRFPADAAVLQRVTAAAFNQRRKMLRSSLKGLAPDMEARLLACGIAPTARAEEIGLEAFCALARNLAGPAPG
- the pdxA gene encoding 4-hydroxythreonine-4-phosphate dehydrogenase PdxA; amino-acid sequence: MSTVTPVALTCGEPAGIGPEIAPRARAVLGRELPFFWIGDPLHLPEGTAWAAISVPREAAAVPPDVLPVLPHGFAGLRRPGRPDPAQAQGVIDVIARAVALVQSGEASAVCTLPINKKALKDGAGFAFPGHTEYLAHLAGGAEVVMMLACPGLRVVPATIHIALAEVPRALTPEGLEKVIRITHASLIRDFGVAQPRLAVAGLNPHAGEGGAMGREEMDWIAPLCDRLRAEGMAVAGPLPADTMFHAAARARYDVAICMYHDQALIPIKTIDFAGGVNVTLGLPFVRTSPDHGTAFDIAGLGLADPSSTVAALRMAATMAAARGA
- a CDS encoding peptidylprolyl isomerase, translating into MAAPIRSTLRRIALTLALAMVAPVASAAEDNPFAPVLYVNGSAITGYEIEQRAKFLGLLRTPGDLPELARQGLIDDRLHMQAANLLEVEIANEAVTAGMEEFAKRANLSVEAFVEEIGKAGIAPETFRDFVKSGLVWREAVQKKYRPLIAVTQNEVDAAMSQSTRKGEVRLLLNEIVVPYAPDRQADAEAFMVELRASLSTQEQFEEAARKYSRASTAPQGGQLDWIPLSNLPGPMASSVLALGPGNISDVLSVPGSYVLFYVRGVSDGATAQSSDQELEWAEFLVPKGPDLGAALAGVANRVDTCDDLYTVAKDLPADRLIRTKAKLGQVPRDVAARLAKMDPGDTDTALSRGGWQVFLMLCTRTPVPAEGVPTVEEVRVMLLNRKLQNAADTWQRELRAMAVIREP